The following DNA comes from Pseudodesulfovibrio alkaliphilus.
ATCTCGGGTTGCCAGTGGGCCATGGCCGAACGAAGCATGGGCACCAGCGGTCCGGGCAGGGCGGGCAGCCTCCCCATGGATTGGGCCAGCCGGGCCGCACACTGGCCGTCAAAGGGATTCTCACCCCAGGCCGCCAGCATCAGGTCCGCGGCGATCATGGAAAAGAGATCGTCCCGATTGCGGCTGTGGGCCAGGGCCGTGGCCGCCGTGGAATGCAGATGTTCCCTGCCGGTGCAGCCCAGCAGCAGCGGGCGCAGCAAATCGCCCGGAAGCCTGACAAGATCGCTGGAATGAGCCATGCTTCCCCCTATGCGCCGCATGGCGAAAAGTCAACGGCCTCCACGGAACACAGCGTGTAGCCTCTTTCGGAGCACCCGGATTTCTGCTAGGAATCGGCATCATGGACACGCCGGAAACCTCTGCCCCTCCGGGCCTCGACGAAGCCGCCGCTCCCCCGGCCGCGTGGGCCGGAATCCTGCCCACCTTCCGGGAGCGCTTTTCAGGCTGGCATCTGGGCATGGGCACTCCAGACGTTCTGGCCGGACTGCTGCGGGGCCTCGCCGCCCTTGGGGCCAGCGAGCCCGGATGCCACGACACGGCCAGGGCAATGGGCCTGTGGGGAGCGCAGGCATACCCCCTTTCGGCCTCCCTTGCGGCGTCCATGCCCCCGGACGCTGTTGCCGATCATCCCGCCCTGCACGCGCTTCTGGCCCGGCTGGCCGACACCCCGCCGCCCGAGCAGGCGGACAGGGAGGCCGCCGCCACCTGGCACACCCTGGTCAGGGGCAACGACCACGAACTGACCCTGCGCTTTCTGACCCTGACCCTGCGCGACCCGCTCCGCTGGCCCGCATGGCTCCGCCACTGCTGGCAGGATCTGCTCTTTCTGAACCGACCGGATCTGGCCGAAGCCGCCCTGGACATGGTCCCCTGGGACGCTCCCTCATTGCCTCTCAAGGCGCGGCTGACGGCCGAACTGGCCTTCCATTCGCAGCCGCCCGACAAGGCGCTGCCCCTGGTGGCTGCCCTGGACCCCGCCCAATGGGGGCTCTGGCGCATCCAGGCGGGCAGCGAGCTGCTGCTGCGCCTCGGAGAAGCGGAAAGGGGACGCGATCTCCTGGCCACGCTCTGGCGGGCCATCCCCTGGCATGTCAATCTGACCCTCAAGCTGCACGCCCTTTACGCCCAACCGATCCGGGAAACGAACGACGAGGAGACCTCCTCCGTGGCCGTGCTGCTGTACTCGTGGAACAAGGCGGACCTGCTGGCCTCCACCCTGGAGAGCCTGGCCGCCAGCCAACTGGGACAGGCGCGGATATTTGTCCTGGACAACGGGTCCGCGGACCATACCCCCCAGGTGCTCGAGCAGGCCAGAAACCTCTTCCATCGGCCAAGCGGCGGCCCGGCCCTGCATGTGACCACCCTGCCGGTCAACGTGGGCGCTCCGGCGGCTCGAAACTGGCTGCTCTCCCTGCCCGAGGTGCGCCCCATGACCTGGGCCGCCTTCCTGGACGACGATGTGATCCTGCCCCAGGACTGGCTGATGAAGCTGCTGGGCGCGGCGCGGGAGCACGGCGGCGCGGACCGCATCGGGGCCGTGGGCTGCCGCATCACCTCGGCCACCGCGCCCCACGGGCTGCAATCGGCGGACTACAATCTCTTCCCCAGACCGCCCAAAGCCCCGGAACCGGGCGCACTGCCCAACCGGGTGGCCATCTTCGACAACTGCACGGGCTCGCCGGACACCGGGCTATTCACCTATGTCCGGCCCTGCCTGTCGGTTTCGGGCTGCTGTCACCTCGTGTCCATGGCGGCCATTGCCAGGGCGGGCGGCTTTGACCTGCGCTTCACCCCTTCCCAGTTCGACGATCTGGACCGCGACCTGCGCTCGGCCCTGGCCGGGATGCCCGCCCTGTACGCCGGAAACCTGGCCGTGCGCCACGTCCAGCATTCCAGTCTGGCCAAGGCCCAGACCCTGCGCCAGACCGGCCACGTCATGGGCAACAAGCTCAAGCTCGACACCAAGCACTCGGACGAGGAACTGGCCGGACTGGCCCGCGATACCTCCCGGATGCTCTGGGACGACCTCGCTGCAAAGCACGACACCCTGGTTGACCGGCTCGGCCGCAATGCTTAGTTCCCGTTTCGGAACATCAGCCTGAAGAGGAAGAGTGGCATGGAAGATGTCAGGGTTTACGGCGATTTTCACCGCGTTTCCCCGGAGCTTTACGAGCGGATCAGGGATGCGATCCCCTTTGATCAGGTGGAATACGACGGCGACGTGCTGCGCCTGGACCACGAGGGCGTCTACCTGATGATCGACGATTTTCTGGAGCTGATGCGCGACTCGCTGCCCGAGGGCGGCTACGGCCACGTCGAATACATCGACAACCTCGAATGGGCCGTGACCCGCTACACCATCACTCCGGGCAGGATCGACGAAAAACACGTCCCCGTGGACAACGTCCTCGACGCCCACATGCGCGACCACGGGCTGTAGGCGAACGACCCCCGCTACAGCAGCGTCCGGCGCCCACCTTCTTCGACCAGGTGAACGTCCACGGCCTTGGGGGCGATCTCCTCGTCGGTCACGGCGTAAGCGACGCGCTCGCCCGGCTCCAGGCTCTGGAAGCCGTCGCGCACGATCTCTGTGTAGTGGACGAAGACATCCACTCCATCGTCGCCGGTAATGAAGCCGAATCCCTTCTTGTCGTTGAACCAGGTCACTTTGCCTTCGCGCCGCACGGGAACCTCCGGTTGCATGAGCCGCCTGCAGTCCACCCTACCCCGCGACGGAATCCTTGGCAATGGCCGCGCCTCACGAACCCCGAAGCCTCTCATGCTCCTCGCGGGTGCCGGAAAAGACCACCCGGCCCGCATCAAGCGCCAGGACGCGGTTCACAGCCCCGATCATGTCGGCCTCATTGTGGGAGATGAGGATGAAGGGCACCCCGGCCCCGGCCAGTCTGTCCAACACCCGGCGCACAAGGGCTCGCGAGGGTGCATCCAACCCTGACAGCGGCTCGTCGAGCAGGAGCACGTCCGGCCCCGGAGCCATGGCCCGGGCCAGAAAAACCCGCCGCTGCTGCCCATAGGACATGCGCCGCAGGGAGCGCCCGGCCAGATGGGCCAATCCCACCCGCGCCAACCACTCGCGAGCGGCGAGCAGCTCGTTGCCCGTGGGTTGGTCGAGCATGCCCACGCTGCCCCGAAAGCCCGAAAGCACGGTTTCCAGCGCGGTCACTTCCCAGCCCAGCTCCCGAGCGTATCCGGCCTGAAGCGCGGGCGAAACCACACCGAGCCGCGATCGCGCCTGATCCATGGACATGCCGCCCAAGCGCTCGACCGTCCCGGTTCCGTTCCCGGCATCGTCGGCATAGGGAGCCAGCTCCGAGGTGATCAACCGCAGCAGGCTCGACTTGCCCGCCCCGTTGGGACCGACCACGGCCCAGCACTCGCCGGGAAGCACCTGCCAATGGACGGAGTGCAGGATGCGCGTGCCGCCAACGACCACGCTGACGTTATCCATACGCACCAGAAAAGGATACCCGGCAGCCGAAGGCTGGACGGACTGCCGCGTAGGCAAGTCGCAGGCGGCCAGCCCGGCCGGTTCGTCGGCCAGAACCTGCAGGGCCGTCTGGCGGTCGCCCTCGGCCTTCACCTGCCCGCCTTCAAGTATCGTGAACCGCTCGACGCACCCCGGCACGTCGCCCGCCCGGTGGGCCACGCAAACCAGGGTGGACCGGGCCGAAGCCGCGTCGATCAGGGCCAGCACCTCCCGATGCGCTGCGGCGTCGAGCCCCTCCAGACATTCGTCGAGCAGGAGCACTTCCGGCCCGGTAGCCAGGGCGCGGGCAACGAGGACCATGCGCGTCTGCCCGGTGGAAAGAGTGCCCATCTCCCGGCCCGCCAGATGGCCGATGCCGAGTTCGTGGATGACCGCCCCGGCCATGGCCCGCTGGGCCTCGGTCGGCTCGTCGTAGAGCAACGGGGTGTCAAAGAGTCCGGCCAGGATCACGGAACGGGCCGTGGCCCGGCGGGCATGGAGAAAGTAAAAATCCTGCATGTCCGAGGAGACCAGTCCGATGCGCTGGCGCAGACCGATGGGCGAGGATTGGGGACCGTGGCCGAAGTCGTAGGTCCGGGTCTGGGTCTGGCCCGGAGTCTGGTCGGTCGCCAATTCCCCGCGCAGAAGCTTGAGCAGCGTGGTCTTCCCCGAGCCGTTATCCCCGATGACCGCGGCGTGGCGGCCTCGCCTGAGTTGCCATGAGATGGGGCCGAGCAAGCGGGATGCGCCACGCGTGACCGTGGCGTCGCGCAGCTCGATAAGGCAGTTGTCACAAGAGCGCATGGCGGCATTGTTCCTTTTCGCTTCACGCTTGGCAACACTTTTGCCTTGAAGGTTCACGGGGTTCCGGCCATGAGGCTGTTGAAAACGGCGGCCTGCGTCGTTGCTTCAAAAAGATCAAACCCTCGCGTACAGGAAGTACGCTTCGGCCTTGAGCTTTTTTCGCGCCTAGCAGCTCACCATTTTTGAACAGCCTCCAGGTTTTGACTTTTTCAACGGTCGGCCTATGCTCGGGCCATGAGGAAAAACCCGCCCCAGCCCATGGTCGCCATGATCCATCTGCCCGGCTACGCCCCGGTCCGGCTCGGCGACGCCGTGGCCCGGCTGCTCGAGGCAAGCGGCCTGGGCCTGACGCCAGGCATTCGCGTCCTGGTCAAGCCCAACCTCGTGGCCGCCAGAAACGCCCGCCACTGCACCACCCATCCCGGCGTGGTCAGGGCCGTCTGCGCATATCTGCTTGATGGCGGTGCCAGGGTGACGGTGGCCGACTCCCCGGCCTTTGGCCCGGCAGGCCAGGTGGCCCGCGCCTCGGGGCTGGCCGAAGCCGTGGCCGGACTGGGCCTGAAGGTGACAACCTTGAGCCGCCCGGTGCCGATCCCCCTGACACGGGGCGGCAGCATCGGCCTCTCGCGGGACGCCCTTGAGGTGGACGCCATTCTCAACCTGCCCAAGCTCAAGGTTCACTGCCAGATGGTCATGTCCGGCGCGGTCAAGAACCTCTTCGGCTGCGTGGTCGGATTTCGCAAGGCCGTGGCCCATCACACCATGGGCGACGACCGTGATATGTTCACCGCCATGCTCATGGATGTGTACACTGCCCTGCCCCGGACACACCACCTCATGGACGGAGTGGAGACCCTGCACCGCGACGGTCCCACCGGGGGCGTCCCCTTTCCCTTGGGCCTGCTGGCCGCGTCCGACTGCGGAGTTGCCCTCGATACCGCCGCCTACACCATTTTCGGCCTTGACCCCGACCAGGTGCCCCTGTGGCGCGAGGCCATGAGCCGGGACATGGCCGGGGCAGTTCCCCTCGGCCTCGCCTACCCCCTGGACACCCCGGAGCGGTTCGACCCGGCCGGATTCCTCATGGCACCCCAACGCGCCCTGAAATTCGAACCGATGCGCCTGCTCAAGGGACGGGTGCGCAGCCTGTTGAAACACTTCACGAAATCCTGATTCCCCTTGCGCTCGCCCGCTGGGGGCGCTACGGTAAGCCATGTCCTTGCTCTCGCGCCACCGCTTCATCGTTACCGGCCAGGTGCAGGGGGTCGGATTCCGGCCCTTCGTCTACCGCATAGCCTCGGCCAACTCGGTCACGGGCACGGTCAACAACTCGAGCCAGGGCGTGGTCATCGAGGTGCAGGGCACTGCCGCCCAGGTGGAAGCCTTCGGCTTTGACCTGACCGAGACCCTGCCGCCCCTGGCCCGCGTCGTCAGCCTGCATTCCGAGCCGGTGGAGCCGGTGGAAGGCGAAAACGGATTCACCATCCTCAAGTCCACGGACGGGGCAGGACACTCGGTGCTCATCAGCGCGGACGTGGCCACCTGCCCGGACTGCATGGCCGACATCTCCAACCCCGGCAACCGTCGCCACCGCTACCCCTTCACCAACTGCACCAACTGCGGACCGCGCTACACCATCACCCGGTCCATCCCCTATGACCGGCCCATGACCTCCATGGCCTGCTTCCCCCAGTGCCCCGAATGCCAGGCCGAGTACGACGATCCGCTGGACCGCCGCTTCCACGCCCAGCCCAACGCCTGCCCGGCCTGCGGTCCCGAGGTGTGGCTGGCCGACCCGGCCGGGACCACCCTGGCCCGTGGCGACGAGGCCATCCGCGAGCTGGCCCGTTCCCTGGCACAGGGAAACATCGCGGCGGTCAAGGGGCTGGGCGGCTTTCACCTGGTCTGCGACGCAGCGTCGGACCGGGCCGTGGCCGAACTGCGCCGCCGCAAGCACCGGCCGGACAAGCCCCTGGCCATCATGACCTCCGACCTGGAGGCGGCCCGGCGTCTGGCCAGCCTGATCCCGGCCGAAGAGCAGTGGCTGACCGGCATCCGCCGCCCCATCGTCCTGGCCGCCAAGCGGGAGCCGTCGCCAGTATCCGCCCTGATCGCACCAAACACCAACTTTCTCGGGGTGATGCTCCCCTACACGCCGCTGCACCACATCCTGCTCGAGACCTTCGCCACCGCGAGCGGCCACGAAACGCCCGCCCTGATCATGACCTCCGGCAACCTCTCGTCCGAGCCCATCGCCCTGGGCAACCGCGAGGCCCTGGCCCGATTGTACGGGCTGGCGGACGTGTTCCTTCTCCACAACCGCGACATCCTCATACGCACCGACGACTCGGTGGTGCGGGTCAACCCGGATACCGCAGGACCCATACTCCTTCGCCGGGCGCGGGGTTTCGCGCCCGAGCCGGTGTTTCTGGCCAAGTCCGGCCCCACAGTGCTCGGCACCGGGCCGGAACTGAAATGCACCCTGACCCTGACCAAGGGCGACCTCGCCTTTCCCAGCCAGCACATCGGCGACATGGCCAACCTCGAATCCCTGGCCTTTTACAGGGAAATCCTCGACCACATGCAGGACATCCTGCGCGTGACGCCGACCCTCATCGTGCGCGACCTGCACCCGGACTACATGACCAGCACCCTGGCCGACGATCTGGGACAGCGGCTGGACATCCCGATCCTGAAGCTCCAGCACCACGTGGCCCATATCCACGCCGTGCTGGCAGAAAACCGCTTCAACGACCCGGTCATCGGGCTGGCGCTGGACGGCACCGGCCTTGGCGAGGACGGAACCATCTGGGGAGGCGAGTGTCTGCTGGTGGACCCGCAAAGCCTGGAGCATCAACGCCTGGCGCATTTCGCCCAGATCCGGCTGCCCGGCGGCGAGGCCGCGGTGCGCCAACCGTGGCGCATTGCCCAAGCCGCCCTATGGGAACTTGGCGTGACGGAGTCCGGGGCATATCACTGGCCGTGGCTCGATCGATTCGGCCAGGAGAGCGCCTTTCTGCCGCAGATGCTGACCCGGGGCATCAACTCGCCGCGCACCAGCAGCTGCGGCCGCCTCTTCGACGCCATGGCCGCCCTGTGCGGACTGTGTTCGACCATCTCCTACGAGGGTCAGGCCGCCATCCTTCTCGAAAAGGCCCAGGACATGACTGAAACCGGGGCCTATCCCTGCCCGCTCAAATCGGCGGACCCGGTCTCGCTGAACACTCTGGAACTGGTGGCCGCCGCCCTCGGCGACCTGAACCGGGGAACATCGGTGGGCAAGGTGGCCCGCCGCTTCCACCTTGGACTAATCCGCGGACTGACCGAAATGGCCTTCGCCTTCTCCACCCTGCTCGATACCCACCATGTGGCCCTGTCGGGCGGGGTGATGCAGAATCTGACCCTGGCCACCGAACTGCCCCGAGCCCTGGAGAGCGCCGGACTCATCCCCCTCATCCACCACCACCTTCCGCCCAACGACGGGTGCATCTCGCTTGGGCAGGCCGTCTGGGGCCAGCGCCGGATGCTGCTGGACGGATAGCCGCCACGCCCCCGAAACCACGCACAAAAAAAAGGGCCGGAACCCGCGTCCCGGCCCTTGGTACCTGTTCCGATGCAACCAGGCTGCTAGAAAGAAACCCGGCTGACGCCATCAATGGCGTTCAGAGCCTCCCGCACCGCCTCGCCCGGCTGGGTGTGCACGATGTACACGGTCTGGACATGGTCGCCCAGACGGCGGGAATTGCTCTCGCGGATGTTCACGCCCAGTTCGCCCATGGCCGTGCCGAACTTGCCGAACATTCCCGGCGTGTCTTCATGGGTGATGAAGATGGTATAGACATCCGCCCCCTCATCATCCACGGTCTGGCCGACGTTGACCGAGTTGTTGAACTCGCCGCGACGCAGATAGCCCGTGACCACCTCGGCGATCTCCATCCCGGTGCGGATGCCCGCGTTGCGGGTGGACGCCCCGAGGTGGGCGGAGAGCACGATGTTGTCGAGCTCGCGCAAGCGGCATTCAAAGGGCATTCCCTCGCGCTTGGGCTCGGATTCGTAGCAGTCGAGCGCGGCCCCGGCGATGGCTCCGGTCTTGAGCGCGTTGTACAGGGCATCCTCGCTCACGTTCATACCCCGCGAGGCGTTGACCAGGAAGGCGGTGTCCTTCATGATCTTCAACTCCTCCTCGCCAATGACCACCTCGCAACCACCGCAGTGCAGGCTGACGAAATCCGAGCGCTGGAGCAGTTCGGGGATGGTGTCCACATACTCAAGCGGCGCGTCGATGGAGCGGTACATGTCAAAGCCGATGACCTTCATGCCCAGGGCGCCCGCCTTGGCCGCCAGGGCCTGACCGATACGGCCGCAACCGATGATGCCCAGAGTCTTGCCGAAGAGTTCCACGCCGCCGAACCGCTTCTTGTGCCAGACCCCGTTCATCAGGGTGTGGTGGGCAAAGGGCACCCGCCGGGCGATGGCGAACATCAGCCCCAGGGCGTGCTCGGCCGTGGCATTGGTATTGCCGTTGGGCGCGAACTTGACGATAATCCCGAGCTCCTTGGCGGCCTCAAGGTCGATATTGTCCGTGCCAACGCCGCCGCGGCCCACTATCTTGAGCCGCCCGCCGTTGCGAACGCCCGCCTCCATCACCATGCGGGTGACTTTGGTGGCCGAGCGCACCAGAAGCGCGTCAAAGGAACCGATCTCGCTGATCAGGTCGTCTTCGTCGCGTTTCTCGGTTTCAACAGTAAAACCTTCCTTTTTCAAATACTTGACGGCCTCGTCCACCAATCCGTCATTGGCCAGTATGCGCATGCGCCTTCCCCCCTCGGGTTCCTAAAGTTTCTTCAGTTCGGCTTCGAGCTTGCCGAGATAATCGGCCAGCATGTCGGGCATGATGTCGCCCATGTGGCCGATGCGGATGACCAGCCTGCGGCCCTCGGCCTCCAGGGCCGCGTTGAGCTTGCCGTAGCCCGGGTCCATAAGGTAGCCCTGGCCGCGCAGCGACTCCTTGACGCCCTTCTTCAGCTGGGCAGCACTCACGCCGGCCGGGCAGAGCACGGCGGACACCGTGGGCGAACGATAGCCCTCGGGTGCGAACATCTCGAATCCGTTGAGACGGGCCGCCCAGGCCTCGACCATGCCGCGCATCTCAATATGCCGGGCAAAACGGGCGGCCACGCCCTCTTCCTTGACGATGCGCTCCAGCTGCACGAACATCTGGTTGGCCAGGGTGCAGTTGGGCGTGGTCAGGGTCTGGTTCTTGCGGGCGCGCTCCAGCTGCTTGGTGATGTCCGTGGTGTGGCCCTTGCAGGTCACGGCCTTTGCCTTTTCCTCGGCCTCGCGGCTGATGAAGCCAATGCCGAACCCAGCGGGCAGGGCCAGGGATTTCTGGGTGGCCGTGGAGTACATGGCCGCCCCGGAATTGATCAGATCAAGGTCCGCCCCGCCGAAGATGGACACGCCGTCCACCAGGGGCATGGCCCCGTGCTTGCGGATCATGGCGCAGACCGACTTCATGTCGTTGGTCACGCCGGTTGAGGTCTCGTTGTGGGTGAAGGAGACCACCGCAGGCTTGAGTTCGCGCAGTTTCGCCTCAAGCACGGTCAGGTCGATGGCCTGACCGTATTCGAACTTGAGATTCTCGGCCTTCTTGCCGTTGGCCACCGCGATATTGAAGTAATGGTCGCCAAACGCGCCCACCGAGACGTTGAGCAGGGTCTCGTTCTCGGCCACCAGCGAGCGGATGGACGCCTCCATGGCCGTGGAGCCGGACCCCAGGAAGAGGACCGGCTCATAGGCGTCGCCCGCCCCGGCCAGTATCCGCAGATTTTCCCGGATGGGAGCGAAACGCAGGTCGTTCTCGCTGTCGCGATGCCCGAACTCGGGCAGCAGCGCGGCCTGCTTGACATCGTCGCGAATATACGTCGGGCCGGTGATGAAGAGTTTCAGGGGTGCAAAATTTGGGGTGTTCATGGCTCGTGTCCTTCGGTGAATTTGACGAAAAATGGGAATTTCCGCCTGGCGCGCGGAAAATGTCCCCGTTCATATAACGGGAAGAACCCAATGTCCAGACGGGCCAAGACCCGACAGGACCTTCGCGGATGCGGGGGCTGGGGAGAATTTCATGCAGCAGAAAGGGGAGACAAGTCGATTTTCCCCTGGGGATGGGGGTGAAGGATGAAGAGCCGTCGCTGTCGCTCCTCCCCTCTCCCGCCCATGCACAGCCTCTCCCTTGCCACCCCCGCCCATCCGCTGTATTTTGCGGGCACAATCACGCAAGGAGACCCCATGAAGATCGGCATCCTCGGCGGCAGCTTCAACCCCGTCCATGTGGGCCATGCGCGCGCGGCCATAGAAGTCCTGGAACGGCTCGGGCTGGACCGGGTCGAACTGGTCCCGGCCAAGCGGCCGCCCCACAAGGAAGGCGCGGATATCCTGCCCTTTGACTTGCGCATGGAGCTTGTGGGCCGGGCCATCGAGGGCATCCCAGGGCTCGGCTCCAACCCGCTTGAGGGGGCGCGGCCCGGCCCTTCGTTCACCTGCGACACCCTGACCTGTTTCCGGGCGGAGCAGCCCGAGTCCGAGATATTCTTCATCCTGGGCGCATCCACTTTCCTTGATCTGCCATCCTGGCGGCGCGGGCTGGAAATCCCGTCCATGGCCTCCCTGGCCGTGGTCAACCGCTGGGAGGCGGCCGACAAGGTGGCGGGATTCATCGAATCCCAGTGGCCCGAGGCCAGGCGCGAGGCTGACGACACCTGGACCTTCCCAGGCGGCCGAATCGTGCGTGTGCTGGACATCCCCCGCCTCGACATCAAGGGCGGGCACATCCGCCGCCGCTGGCTCGAGCGCCGCTCCCTGCGCTACCTCGTGCCGCCGGGCGTGGAGGCCCTGCTCGAAGAGCGGGACGACGAAGTGGCCGTCTACTGGGGCAAACGGGCCTGATTAATGTATTGAACCGCCCTGACGGGGGGAGGGGCGCGAGCCTGATCCGCTTCTAGGCTTTCTTTCCGGCGAGCATCTGCCGGACCACGGCCATGACCGCCTCGGGGCGGATGGTGGTCAGACATGCCTGGGCCTTGGCGCAGGGTTTGCCTCCGTGCAGTGAGCAGGGGCGGCAGTCGAGATCGGCCTCGATGATCCGGTCGTGCGCCCCCGCCGGGAAGAACCCCCAGGCGCGTACGGTGGGACCGAAAAGCGCGGCCGCGGGCGTGCCCACGCCGCCGGCCAGGTGCATGGGTCCGGAGTCGGCCGTTATCAGCAGATCGGCCCGTGCCATGAGGGCGCAGGTCTCGCGCAGGCTGGTGGCGTTGGTGTAGTCCCGCCGATTGTCCCGGACCAGAGGCGCTGCATCACGCCCGACCACGAACCAGCCCATGCCCGCCGCAGTCAGCAGGCGGGTCAGCTCCTGCCAGTGCCCGCGTGGCCACTGCTTGGCCGGATGAGTGGCGTAGGGATGCAGGGCGATACGCGGCTTGTGCCGGTTCATGCCCGTCAGGCGCTCGTCGGCCCCGGCCAGTTCGGCCTCGGTCAGGAAGAGGCGCGGGGTGATGACGGCTGCCTCGGGCGCGTCGGAATCACGGGCCAGGGCGTAACGCTGGGGCACGGTGGTGGCCTCGAGTTTTATCCGCAATCGGTCCAAGCGGCTCAAGCCGAAGAGCCGCCGCGTGATCCCCTGTTTGGGATAGCGGCGCACCGGGCCGCGCCACAACCAACCGAGCACCCGCGAACGCAGGGTGCCGTGCAGGTCGATCAACTCGTGGCGGGCGAACTCCCGGGCCAGCTCGCGTGCCGTGGCGGGCCACGCATCCCTGAGGTGACGGTCTTCGAGGCCGACGACGCGGACCACGGCGGGATGATTATCGAACAGGGGCGCGTTGGCCGTCCGGGTGACGAAGACAAAGGTGTCGCCCCTGACGGCGTGCCAGTGGGCGAGCACCCCGGTGGTCAGGGCCACATCACCAAGATGACCCAGGCGAAAGACGACACCGGGCATCGCCGCGCTAGAGGATTTCATGCCCTTTCCGTTCGCCTCAATCCACCCGGAAGTCAAGGCGATTCCATATTGCGCCGCAGGTTGGCATCTGGTATGTTTCAGGCTCCAGACTCCGGCCCGACCCGGACTGACAGGAAGTGACAGAGCCGTATGATCGAACTCGTAATTGCGGTCGGCGTGGCCGTTTTCGTTTCCATGTTCTGCTCCCTGGCCGAGGCGGCCCTCTATTCCATGAGCTGGGCGGACATCGAAAAGCTCACGTCAACCGGCAGCAAGTCGGCAAAGATGCTGCACAGGCTGCGCACCAAGGTGGACGAGCCCATCACCGCCATCCTGACGCTGAACACCTGCGCCCACACGGCGGGAGCGGCCGTGGCTGGCTGGGCCTGGGCCAATGTCTACGGCAAGGAGACGCTCTGGCTCTTTACATTGGTCTTCACAGTAATTATTCTCGTCTTCACGGAGATACTGCCCAAGACCCTCGGCGTGGTGTACAGTGACCGCATCGCCCCGCCCCTGGCAAGGCCACTGAACGCCCTGGTGTGGGTATTCAGGCCGGTCATCTCGGTGATGCGGCTGCTGTCCAAGGCCGTGAGCCGGAAGACGGAAGGCCCGAACCACACCGAGGACGACATCAGGGCAATTGTCTCGCTGACGAGGCGCTCGGGCTCCATCAAGCCGTACGAGGAGCAGTCCATACGCAACATCCTGCTGCTGGACCTCAAGACGGTGGAAGAGATCATGACGCCCAGAACCGTGGTCTTTTCGCTCCCGGCAGAACTGACCGTGGCCCAGGCGCGGCAGCAGCACCCGGAATGGCCGCACAGCCGCATCCCTGTCTGGGCGGACGACCCGGAGGATA
Coding sequences within:
- a CDS encoding glycosyltransferase family 9 protein → MKSSSAAMPGVVFRLGHLGDVALTTGVLAHWHAVRGDTFVFVTRTANAPLFDNHPAVVRVVGLEDRHLRDAWPATARELAREFARHELIDLHGTLRSRVLGWLWRGPVRRYPKQGITRRLFGLSRLDRLRIKLEATTVPQRYALARDSDAPEAAVITPRLFLTEAELAGADERLTGMNRHKPRIALHPYATHPAKQWPRGHWQELTRLLTAAGMGWFVVGRDAAPLVRDNRRDYTNATSLRETCALMARADLLITADSGPMHLAGGVGTPAAALFGPTVRAWGFFPAGAHDRIIEADLDCRPCSLHGGKPCAKAQACLTTIRPEAVMAVVRQMLAGKKA
- a CDS encoding pyridoxal-phosphate-dependent aminotransferase family protein, whose protein sequence is MNTPNFAPLKLFITGPTYIRDDVKQAALLPEFGHRDSENDLRFAPIRENLRILAGAGDAYEPVLFLGSGSTAMEASIRSLVAENETLLNVSVGAFGDHYFNIAVANGKKAENLKFEYGQAIDLTVLEAKLRELKPAVVSFTHNETSTGVTNDMKSVCAMIRKHGAMPLVDGVSIFGGADLDLINSGAAMYSTATQKSLALPAGFGIGFISREAEEKAKAVTCKGHTTDITKQLERARKNQTLTTPNCTLANQMFVQLERIVKEEGVAARFARHIEMRGMVEAWAARLNGFEMFAPEGYRSPTVSAVLCPAGVSAAQLKKGVKESLRGQGYLMDPGYGKLNAALEAEGRRLVIRIGHMGDIMPDMLADYLGKLEAELKKL
- a CDS encoding phosphoglycerate dehydrogenase; this translates as MRILANDGLVDEAVKYLKKEGFTVETEKRDEDDLISEIGSFDALLVRSATKVTRMVMEAGVRNGGRLKIVGRGGVGTDNIDLEAAKELGIIVKFAPNGNTNATAEHALGLMFAIARRVPFAHHTLMNGVWHKKRFGGVELFGKTLGIIGCGRIGQALAAKAGALGMKVIGFDMYRSIDAPLEYVDTIPELLQRSDFVSLHCGGCEVVIGEEELKIMKDTAFLVNASRGMNVSEDALYNALKTGAIAGAALDCYESEPKREGMPFECRLRELDNIVLSAHLGASTRNAGIRTGMEIAEVVTGYLRRGEFNNSVNVGQTVDDEGADVYTIFITHEDTPGMFGKFGTAMGELGVNIRESNSRRLGDHVQTVYIVHTQPGEAVREALNAIDGVSRVSF
- a CDS encoding hemolysin family protein, whose protein sequence is MIELVIAVGVAVFVSMFCSLAEAALYSMSWADIEKLTSTGSKSAKMLHRLRTKVDEPITAILTLNTCAHTAGAAVAGWAWANVYGKETLWLFTLVFTVIILVFTEILPKTLGVVYSDRIAPPLARPLNALVWVFRPVISVMRLLSKAVSRKTEGPNHTEDDIRAIVSLTRRSGSIKPYEEQSIRNILLLDLKTVEEIMTPRTVVFSLPAELTVAQARQQHPEWPHSRIPVWADDPEDIVGVVYRRQVLEALADDQDDLRLADIMRPVRFVLESVTLDKLLVKFLGSRNHLCVVLDEYGGVAGVVTLEDVLEEILGSEIVDETDRVVDMREFARAQRNALATSGDDTVEK
- a CDS encoding nicotinate-nicotinamide nucleotide adenylyltransferase, which codes for MKIGILGGSFNPVHVGHARAAIEVLERLGLDRVELVPAKRPPHKEGADILPFDLRMELVGRAIEGIPGLGSNPLEGARPGPSFTCDTLTCFRAEQPESEIFFILGASTFLDLPSWRRGLEIPSMASLAVVNRWEAADKVAGFIESQWPEARREADDTWTFPGGRIVRVLDIPRLDIKGGHIRRRWLERRSLRYLVPPGVEALLEERDDEVAVYWGKRA